The following are from one region of the uncultured Ilyobacter sp. genome:
- a CDS encoding ABC transporter permease produces MDYIIQGVSQAFTLLVKLDRELYSIILLSILVSLSATLIATALFIPIGVSIGLRKFRRERLFEKIVFSMMGVPSVVIGVVVALLMSRRSIFGFLGLLYTPGAMIIAQVLLVFPLGMGLSYKLSKFQGRRIKNEGKLLGAKKKELLILVLKELKEELLVIFLTCFSRAITEVGAVMIVGGNIKGRTRVMTTTISMLNSMGDYPMGIALGIILMMLTFGINSVVYILHKGE; encoded by the coding sequence ATGGATTATATAATACAGGGAGTATCTCAAGCATTTACTCTTTTAGTAAAATTAGATAGGGAGTTGTATAGTATTATACTACTCTCTATCTTGGTTTCATTAAGTGCAACTCTTATAGCCACAGCTTTGTTTATACCGATTGGTGTATCCATAGGTCTAAGAAAGTTTAGAAGAGAAAGATTATTTGAAAAGATAGTGTTCTCAATGATGGGGGTTCCTTCTGTAGTAATAGGAGTCGTAGTAGCACTTCTTATGTCTAGACGTTCTATATTTGGATTTTTAGGACTTCTTTACACACCTGGAGCGATGATAATTGCCCAGGTTCTTTTAGTTTTTCCACTGGGGATGGGACTCTCATATAAGCTTTCGAAATTCCAAGGAAGAAGAATAAAAAATGAAGGAAAACTCCTAGGGGCAAAGAAAAAGGAGTTGCTGATACTGGTTTTGAAGGAACTTAAGGAAGAACTCCTGGTGATATTTCTGACTTGTTTTTCAAGGGCTATAACAGAAGTAGGAGCTGTAATGATAGTAGGGGGGAACATCAAAGGAAGAACCAGGGTAATGACAACGACTATTTCTATGCTGAATTCCATGGGGGACTATCCAATGGGGATAGCTCTCGGAATAATACTTATGATGTTAACATTTGGCATCAACAGTGTGGTGTATATACTTCACAAGGGAGAGTAG
- a CDS encoding substrate-binding domain-containing protein: MVKIKRSLLILLIGVLCSVGVFAKSNKDIVLATTTSVRDSGLMDYLIPTFESETGYKVKLIAVGTGKALQMGRDGEADVLLVHAKPSELKFMEDGHGKERREVFHNYFVIVGPKDNLKMSSVEDALGKISEEKLNFASRGDNSGTNKKELQLWKENKITPKGGWYIISGSGMGATLKIASEMQAYTLTDMATYLNLSKDLDLEIKVGEDQSLLNQYGVITIDPSKNKYINAEGAKVFMDWISSEAIKDKVGKFGVEKFGMSLFVPDRKN, translated from the coding sequence ATGGTAAAAATCAAAAGGTCGCTACTAATATTGTTAATCGGGGTGCTTTGTTCAGTTGGAGTTTTTGCGAAGTCTAATAAAGATATCGTTCTAGCTACTACTACCAGCGTAAGAGATTCAGGGCTTATGGATTATCTTATACCAACTTTTGAAAGTGAAACAGGATACAAGGTGAAACTTATCGCAGTGGGAACTGGTAAAGCTCTTCAAATGGGTAGAGACGGAGAGGCTGATGTTCTTCTAGTACATGCAAAGCCTTCGGAGTTAAAGTTTATGGAAGATGGACATGGTAAGGAGAGAAGGGAAGTTTTTCATAATTATTTTGTGATTGTAGGTCCAAAGGATAATCTGAAGATGTCTTCTGTGGAAGATGCCCTAGGAAAAATAAGCGAGGAGAAGTTAAATTTTGCTTCAAGAGGGGATAACTCTGGAACAAATAAAAAAGAGCTTCAATTGTGGAAAGAAAATAAGATAACTCCTAAAGGTGGATGGTATATTATTTCAGGAAGTGGAATGGGAGCTACATTGAAAATAGCCAGTGAGATGCAGGCTTATACCCTTACAGATATGGCTACTTATCTAAACTTGAGCAAAGATCTTGATCTTGAAATAAAAGTAGGGGAAGATCAAAGTCTTCTAAACCAGTATGGAGTTATAACTATCGATCCTTCAAAAAATAAATATATAAATGCTGAAGGTGCTAAGGTATTTATGGACTGGATCTCTTCTGAGGCAATAAAAGATAAAGTTGGAAAATTTGGTGTTGAAAAATTTGGAATGTCATTATTTGTCCCAGACAGAAAAAATTAG
- a CDS encoding HesA/MoeB/ThiF family protein has translation MADSKRYLKNKKLISQKEQEVLKNKKVLVLGCGGLGGYIIEMLARLGVGNLKVVDFDVFDESNLNRQILSDEKNLGFLKVDEALKRIKAINSDIEREGFNLKIDEENIEKLLTDIDLVIDALDSIPLKKMVEEKCSRLGITMVHGAIGGWVAQVAVIRPGDFILKKMYGGIEKGIEAELGNPSFTPALTASIQVSETLKLLLSKGDSLQSQVLYIDLENNSFSSFEA, from the coding sequence ATGGCAGACTCAAAACGCTACCTCAAGAACAAAAAACTTATTTCTCAAAAGGAACAGGAAGTTTTGAAAAACAAAAAAGTTCTGGTTTTGGGATGTGGGGGACTGGGTGGTTATATAATCGAAATGCTGGCAAGATTGGGAGTGGGTAATCTCAAGGTAGTTGATTTTGATGTTTTTGATGAGAGTAATCTCAACCGACAGATCCTTTCTGATGAAAAAAACCTGGGATTTTTAAAAGTGGATGAAGCTTTGAAACGGATAAAAGCAATAAATTCAGATATCGAAAGAGAGGGGTTCAACCTTAAAATTGATGAGGAAAATATAGAAAAGTTGCTAACGGATATAGACTTGGTAATAGATGCGTTAGATTCTATACCTCTGAAAAAAATGGTGGAAGAAAAATGTTCTAGATTGGGGATTACCATGGTTCACGGAGCAATCGGGGGCTGGGTAGCTCAGGTGGCGGTAATAAGGCCGGGGGATTTTATACTGAAAAAAATGTATGGCGGCATAGAGAAGGGTATAGAGGCAGAACTTGGGAATCCCTCTTTTACTCCGGCTTTAACTGCATCGATACAAGTGTCAGAAACCTTGAAACTATTACTAAGCAAGGGTGATTCTTTACAAAGTCAGGTGTTATATATAGATTTGGAGAACAATAGTTTTTCAAGTTTTGAGGCTTAA
- a CDS encoding MoaD/ThiS family protein, with amino-acid sequence MAGKIKIEVRLFANLREMFPEESRGVKEFEIPEGFSIDELMDLIGEIDRSTVIIMQNGRREKDFKKKLKPDDRIALFPPVGGG; translated from the coding sequence ATGGCTGGGAAGATAAAGATAGAGGTCAGACTTTTTGCTAATCTCAGAGAGATGTTCCCCGAGGAAAGCAGGGGAGTAAAAGAATTTGAAATTCCAGAAGGTTTTTCTATAGATGAGCTGATGGACTTGATCGGAGAGATAGACAGATCAACTGTCATCATTATGCAAAACGGACGCCGGGAAAAAGACTTTAAGAAAAAATTAAAACCCGACGACCGGATAGCTTTATTCCCTCCAGTAGGAGGAGGTTAG
- a CDS encoding aldehyde ferredoxin oxidoreductase C-terminal domain-containing protein, with protein MERSQKKEGFILKICRINMRNKSITYEEVKSEYMALGGRGLTSKIISEEVDATCHPLGKNNKLVIAPGLLSGSMAPSSGRLSVGTKSPLTGGIKESNAGGTAAQTLAKLGYKAIIIEDKPDKEELNLIKVTDECVSIEDASYLRMKGNYETGDILREKFGSKTTVMSVGQAGEMKLSAASIAVTDTEGHPTRHCGRGGTGAVLGSKGIKAILIDSGKTNEVKYHDKDSFMKASRSFSKMILDHPVSGQGLPTYGTAVLVNILNEAGGLPTDNFRNGRFEFAENISGETMYELINKRKGNATHACHPGCIMRCSQMYNDENGDYLTGGFEYETIWAFGAHCHIKNLDSIAKMDRLCDDIGIDTIDTGVAVGIAMEGKYIELGDDKAAIKLVEEVGKGSPIGRIIGNGAAFTGQAFGTERVPVVKKQALPAYDPRSVKGIGVTYATSPMGADHTAGYSVTANILGVGGTVDPLKKEGQVDLSRNLQVATAAIDSTGLCLFVAFAILDNEGALQEIVNMINAEYNTSIGVEDVITLGQEILKMEKEFNKRAGFTKAHDRLPEFFNENLEPHNVVFDITDEELDMTLEF; from the coding sequence TTGGAAAGGAGCCAAAAAAAGGAGGGATTTATTTTGAAAATCTGTCGTATTAATATGAGAAACAAATCTATTACTTACGAAGAAGTGAAATCTGAGTACATGGCATTGGGAGGCAGAGGGCTTACATCTAAAATTATTTCTGAAGAAGTGGATGCTACATGTCATCCTCTAGGGAAAAATAACAAACTTGTCATAGCTCCTGGGCTTCTTTCTGGTTCAATGGCTCCTAGCTCGGGAAGGCTGAGTGTGGGAACGAAGAGTCCTCTGACAGGGGGGATAAAAGAATCAAATGCAGGAGGAACTGCTGCACAGACTCTTGCAAAACTTGGATATAAGGCGATAATAATTGAGGACAAGCCTGATAAAGAAGAGCTAAATCTCATAAAAGTAACAGATGAATGTGTTTCTATAGAGGATGCCAGTTATCTGAGAATGAAGGGAAATTATGAAACAGGCGATATCTTAAGGGAGAAATTTGGAAGTAAGACTACAGTTATGTCTGTTGGTCAGGCTGGAGAGATGAAACTTTCTGCGGCCTCAATAGCTGTCACCGACACAGAGGGGCACCCTACAAGACACTGTGGACGTGGGGGGACCGGAGCCGTACTTGGCTCTAAGGGAATAAAGGCTATACTCATAGATAGTGGGAAGACAAATGAAGTGAAATATCATGATAAGGACTCATTTATGAAGGCCTCTAGATCATTTTCTAAGATGATATTAGACCACCCAGTTTCTGGTCAGGGACTTCCTACATATGGAACTGCAGTTCTTGTGAATATTCTAAATGAAGCTGGAGGACTTCCTACAGACAACTTTAGAAACGGACGTTTTGAATTTGCTGAAAATATAAGCGGGGAAACAATGTATGAGCTAATAAACAAAAGGAAGGGGAATGCTACCCACGCATGCCATCCTGGATGCATCATGAGATGCTCGCAGATGTACAACGATGAAAATGGAGATTATCTAACTGGTGGATTTGAATATGAAACTATATGGGCATTTGGAGCCCATTGTCACATAAAGAACCTTGATTCCATTGCCAAAATGGACAGACTTTGTGATGATATAGGGATAGATACCATAGATACAGGAGTTGCCGTGGGAATTGCCATGGAAGGGAAATATATAGAGCTAGGAGACGACAAGGCCGCTATAAAACTTGTAGAAGAAGTAGGGAAGGGATCTCCTATAGGTCGTATTATAGGTAACGGGGCAGCATTTACAGGGCAGGCCTTCGGTACAGAGAGGGTACCAGTCGTAAAGAAACAGGCTCTTCCTGCCTATGACCCGAGGTCAGTAAAGGGTATAGGGGTAACATATGCTACCAGTCCTATGGGTGCCGACCATACAGCGGGATATTCTGTTACTGCAAATATTTTAGGAGTAGGTGGAACTGTAGATCCTCTAAAGAAAGAGGGGCAGGTAGATCTTTCGAGAAACCTTCAAGTGGCGACAGCTGCTATAGACAGTACAGGACTGTGCCTATTTGTGGCCTTTGCAATCCTCGATAACGAAGGAGCACTTCAGGAAATCGTAAATATGATAAATGCAGAATACAACACCAGTATAGGGGTTGAAGATGTAATAACTTTGGGGCAGGAAATTCTCAAAATGGAAAAAGAGTTTAATAAAAGGGCCGGATTTACAAAGGCCCATGACAGGCTTCCAGAGTTTTTCAATGAAAATTTAGAGCCGCATAATGTTGTCTTTGACATTACCGACGAAGAGCTTGATATGACACTGGAATTTTAG